In Dromiciops gliroides isolate mDroGli1 chromosome 4, mDroGli1.pri, whole genome shotgun sequence, one DNA window encodes the following:
- the LOC122753436 gene encoding protein phosphatase 1 regulatory subunit 14B-like — protein MADSGLVGGVAVAAPGAEGGPSPRVYFKSPARVEDEGQVRRQGKVTVKYDRKELRKRLNLEEWILEQLTSLYDYQEEEIPELEIDVDELLDMESDSTRAARIKELLADCYKPTETFISDLLDKIRGMQKLSTPQKKQDPTPTLTPSTGGRCGLATRTIATHPTPPRPCRNSNT, from the coding sequence ATGGCGGACAGCGGCCTGGTGGGTGGTGTGGCGGTGGCCGCCCCAGGGGCGGAGGGCGGCCCCAGCCCCCGCGTCTACTTCAAGAGCCCTGCCAGGGTGGAGGACGAGGGTCAGGTGCGCCGCCAGGGCAAGGTCACAGTCAAGTACGACCGCAAGGAGCTGCGGAAGCGACTCAACCTGGAGGAGTGGATCCTGGAGCAGCTCACCAGCCTGTACGACTACCAGGAAGAAGAAATTCCTGAGCTGGAGATTGATGTGGATGAGCTCTTGGACATGGAGAGCGACAGCACCCGGGCTGCCCGAATCAAGGAGCTGTTGGCTGACTGTTACAAACCCACTGAGACCTTCATCTCTGACCTGCTAGACAAGATCCGAGGGATGCAGAAACTGAGCACACCTCAGAAGAAGcaggaccccacccccaccttaacCCCCTCGACTGGGGGAAGATGCGGGCTGGCCACCAGGACAATCGCCACCCACCCTACTCCCCCCAGACCTTGTAGAAACAGCAATACTTGA